A DNA window from Bubalus bubalis isolate 160015118507 breed Murrah chromosome 22, NDDB_SH_1, whole genome shotgun sequence contains the following coding sequences:
- the LDLRAD4 gene encoding low-density lipoprotein receptor class A domain-containing protein 4 isoform X4 produces the protein MQTWSRNYHQESAAELEFAQVVVVVVVVTVMVVVIFCLLNHYRASTRSFIHRPGQGQRQEDRPQLEGCLWPSDGSEPRPTSETMYAPRSRDGVTAPPFLQRDRFSRFQPTYPYVQHEIDLPPTISLSDGEEPPPYQGPCTLQLRDPEQQMELNRESVRAPPNRTVFDSDLIGVSVYSGGPCPPSSNSGISASTCSSTGRMAGPPPAYSEAMGHYPAATPSHPQHSSAHSGSRLLLQREGPGARSCPTRARTGSPGSASDL, from the exons CGGAGCTGGAGTTCGCTCaggtggttgtggtggtggtggtggtcacagTGATGGTCGTGGTCATCTTCTGCCTGCTGAACCACTACAGAGCATCCACCCGGTCCTTCATCCACCGCCCGGGGCAGGGCCAGAGGCAGGAGGACAGGCCGCAGCTG gAAGGGTGCCTGTGGCCTTCAGACGGCTCTGAACCTCGGCCCACCTCAGAG ACCATGTATGCCCCGCGGTCCAGGGATGGGGTGACTGCCCCACCTTTTCTCCAGAGGGATCGGTTCAGCCGCTTCCAGCCCACCTACCCCTACGTGCAGCACGAGATTGACCTTCCCCCCACCATCTCCCTGTCGGACGGGGAGGAGCCGCCTCCTTACCAGGGGCCCTGCACCCTGCAGCTCCGGGACCCTGAACAGCAGATGGAACTCAACCGAGAGTCGGTGCGGGCACCGCCCAACCGAACTGTATTTGACAGCGACTTGATAGGTGTATCCGTGTACAGTGGGGGCCCATGCCCACCCAGCAGCAATTCAGGCATCAGTGCCAGCACCTGCAGTAGTACTGGGAGGATGGCGGGGCCGCCCCCGGCCTACAGTGAGGCGATGGGCCACTACCCGGCTgccactccctcccacccccagcacagCAGCGCACACAGCGGGAGCAGACTGCTGCTCCAGCGGGAAGGCCCTGGAGCACGGAGCTGCCCGACCAGGGCACGGACAGGAAGCCCAGGGAGTGCGTCTGACCTGTGA
- the LDLRAD4 gene encoding low-density lipoprotein receptor class A domain-containing protein 4 isoform X3, producing the protein MQEAGSQATNAFTAELEFAQVVVVVVVVTVMVVVIFCLLNHYRASTRSFIHRPGQGQRQEDRPQLEGCLWPSDGSEPRPTSETMYAPRSRDGVTAPPFLQRDRFSRFQPTYPYVQHEIDLPPTISLSDGEEPPPYQGPCTLQLRDPEQQMELNRESVRAPPNRTVFDSDLIGVSVYSGGPCPPSSNSGISASTCSSTGRMAGPPPAYSEAMGHYPAATPSHPQHSSAHSGSRLLLQREGPGARSCPTRARTGSPGSASDL; encoded by the exons CGGAGCTGGAGTTCGCTCaggtggttgtggtggtggtggtggtcacagTGATGGTCGTGGTCATCTTCTGCCTGCTGAACCACTACAGAGCATCCACCCGGTCCTTCATCCACCGCCCGGGGCAGGGCCAGAGGCAGGAGGACAGGCCGCAGCTG gAAGGGTGCCTGTGGCCTTCAGACGGCTCTGAACCTCGGCCCACCTCAGAG ACCATGTATGCCCCGCGGTCCAGGGATGGGGTGACTGCCCCACCTTTTCTCCAGAGGGATCGGTTCAGCCGCTTCCAGCCCACCTACCCCTACGTGCAGCACGAGATTGACCTTCCCCCCACCATCTCCCTGTCGGACGGGGAGGAGCCGCCTCCTTACCAGGGGCCCTGCACCCTGCAGCTCCGGGACCCTGAACAGCAGATGGAACTCAACCGAGAGTCGGTGCGGGCACCGCCCAACCGAACTGTATTTGACAGCGACTTGATAGGTGTATCCGTGTACAGTGGGGGCCCATGCCCACCCAGCAGCAATTCAGGCATCAGTGCCAGCACCTGCAGTAGTACTGGGAGGATGGCGGGGCCGCCCCCGGCCTACAGTGAGGCGATGGGCCACTACCCGGCTgccactccctcccacccccagcacagCAGCGCACACAGCGGGAGCAGACTGCTGCTCCAGCGGGAAGGCCCTGGAGCACGGAGCTGCCCGACCAGGGCACGGACAGGAAGCCCAGGGAGTGCGTCTGACCTGTGA
- the LDLRAD4 gene encoding low-density lipoprotein receptor class A domain-containing protein 4 isoform X5 has translation MLAAELEFAQVVVVVVVVTVMVVVIFCLLNHYRASTRSFIHRPGQGQRQEDRPQLEGCLWPSDGSEPRPTSETMYAPRSRDGVTAPPFLQRDRFSRFQPTYPYVQHEIDLPPTISLSDGEEPPPYQGPCTLQLRDPEQQMELNRESVRAPPNRTVFDSDLIGVSVYSGGPCPPSSNSGISASTCSSTGRMAGPPPAYSEAMGHYPAATPSHPQHSSAHSGSRLLLQREGPGARSCPTRARTGSPGSASDL, from the exons ATGCTTGCAG CGGAGCTGGAGTTCGCTCaggtggttgtggtggtggtggtggtcacagTGATGGTCGTGGTCATCTTCTGCCTGCTGAACCACTACAGAGCATCCACCCGGTCCTTCATCCACCGCCCGGGGCAGGGCCAGAGGCAGGAGGACAGGCCGCAGCTG gAAGGGTGCCTGTGGCCTTCAGACGGCTCTGAACCTCGGCCCACCTCAGAG ACCATGTATGCCCCGCGGTCCAGGGATGGGGTGACTGCCCCACCTTTTCTCCAGAGGGATCGGTTCAGCCGCTTCCAGCCCACCTACCCCTACGTGCAGCACGAGATTGACCTTCCCCCCACCATCTCCCTGTCGGACGGGGAGGAGCCGCCTCCTTACCAGGGGCCCTGCACCCTGCAGCTCCGGGACCCTGAACAGCAGATGGAACTCAACCGAGAGTCGGTGCGGGCACCGCCCAACCGAACTGTATTTGACAGCGACTTGATAGGTGTATCCGTGTACAGTGGGGGCCCATGCCCACCCAGCAGCAATTCAGGCATCAGTGCCAGCACCTGCAGTAGTACTGGGAGGATGGCGGGGCCGCCCCCGGCCTACAGTGAGGCGATGGGCCACTACCCGGCTgccactccctcccacccccagcacagCAGCGCACACAGCGGGAGCAGACTGCTGCTCCAGCGGGAAGGCCCTGGAGCACGGAGCTGCCCGACCAGGGCACGGACAGGAAGCCCAGGGAGTGCGTCTGACCTGTGA